From Malassezia restricta chromosome VIII, complete sequence, the proteins below share one genomic window:
- a CDS encoding eukaryotic aspartyl protease, whose amino-acid sequence MLLLLLPFFALFFASLSSAARIDLFRHQKSNSTDLKPGLLSLVNKYAAISRRHFNRTGEHLNIVNFDYLNLQKRANAHSNLHSDRSWSGQIEVGFPPQKTLTLFDTGSSDLVLDKAAYNPKWSLSSKNLHKRFDFSYGSQHVAGDLYTDKVAIGGVKASNVPIGHGNGDFNSGNGGTFGLSFSNSENSAFDVQQLPFTWAAKKQHLIQSSTYQFTLRPTGKATLNVGRVDLFELAGPITWSDKNTDHTFWRITTELNGNKIENAIADTGTNFIGGPPDQVKALLDNLDGVSVELAEDGSYGGFYSCQNPPHLSFKVLGQTFDFPEPAMNFGFNGDKCRLAIFSTPGMQEWILGSPFFETASVILNYDVRRMGFAKYR is encoded by the coding sequence ATGTTGCTGCTGCTACTGCCTTTCTTCGCTCTCTTCTTCGCCTCTCTCTCTTCCGCTGCTCGCATCGATCTCTTTCGTCATCAAAAGTCAAATTCTACCGACTTGAAGCCTGGACTACTCTCTCTTGTCAACAAATATGCTGCCATCTCCCGTCGCCATTTCAACAGGACCGGTGAGCACTTGAACATCGTCAACTTCGACTACCTCAATCTGCAAAAACGCGCCAATGCTCATTCTAACCTTCACAGCGATAGGTCTTGGTCTGGCCAAATTGAAGTCGGCTTCCCCCCTCAAAAGACTCTTACTTTGTTCGACACTGGCTCCTCTGACCTCGTCCTTGACAAGGCTGCCTACAACCCTAAATGGTCTCTCTCCTCAAAGAATCTCCACAAGCGGTTCGATTTCTCCTATGGCTCTCAGCATGTGGCTGGTGATCTGTATACCGACAAGGTCGCCATCGGTGGTGTCAAGGCTTCCAATGTCCCCATCGGTCATGGCAATGGCGACTTTAACAGTGGCAATGGCGGCACTTTTGGCCTCTCCTTCTCCAATTCCGAAAACAGCGCCTTTGACGTCCAACAGCTTCCTTTTACTTGGGCCGCCAAGAAGCAGCACCTCATCCAATCTAGCACCTATCAATTCACCCTTCGTCCTACTGGCAAAGCTACGTTGAACGTTGGCAGGGTCGACCTTTTCGAGCTCGCCGGTCCCATCACTTGGTCTGACAAGAACACGGATCATACCTTCTGGAGGATCACGACCGAACTCAATGGCAACAAGATCGAAAACGCTATTGCCGATACCGGTACCAACTTCATTGGCGGACCTCCTGACCAAGTCAAGGCTCTGCTCGATAACCTCGATGGCGTTTCGGTCGAACTAGCCGAAGATGGCTCGTACGGGGGCTTCTACAGCTGCCAAAACCCTCCCCATTTGAGCTTCAAGGTTCTCGGTCAGACCTTCGACTTCCCTGAGCCTGCTATGAATTTTGGCTTTAATGGTGACAAGTGTCGGCTGGCCATTTTCAGTACACCAGGGATGCAAGAATGGATCCTCGGCTCGCCCTTTTTTGAGACGGCCTCTGTCATCCTCAACTATGATGTTCGCCGCATGGGCTTCGCCAAGTACAGGTAG